In one window of bacterium DNA:
- a CDS encoding amidohydrolase family protein, whose amino-acid sequence MTASQDPRTGPMVVDVQHHFVPFELVERRGFGAGERRNLIEGGVPKLTLHNRLYDLDLQLRDMDAAGIDVAVLSCNLGWDAPLDDCRLINDRAAELQRRHPERFLGLAHAPILEPAGLAEIERAVQDLGLRGATITSQVNGLPLDADALVPFYRLASARGLPVFVHPAQLPAGYPFCGDYDLARILGRELDLQLAVTRVIAGRVLEEFPELVLVFAHFGGGIAAVKERLVAKAGRFGTLRRPFAESFDRLYFDTAGFEGGPGAFRCALETIRPDRLVFATDYPQDFTGATTQTGKGVAGIRDYAALIRDAGLPPETAEGILGGTAARLLRRVRGVAR is encoded by the coding sequence ATGACGGCGAGCCAAGACCCGCGGACCGGGCCGATGGTCGTCGACGTGCAGCACCACTTCGTCCCGTTCGAGCTGGTCGAGCGGCGCGGATTCGGCGCCGGCGAGCGGCGCAACCTCATCGAAGGCGGCGTGCCGAAGCTCACCCTGCACAACCGCCTGTACGATCTCGATCTCCAGTTGCGGGACATGGATGCGGCCGGCATCGATGTGGCGGTCCTGTCCTGCAACCTCGGGTGGGATGCGCCGCTCGACGACTGCCGGCTGATCAACGACCGGGCGGCGGAGCTCCAGCGCCGGCATCCGGAGCGGTTCCTCGGGCTCGCGCACGCGCCGATCCTCGAGCCGGCCGGGCTCGCGGAGATCGAGCGCGCGGTCCAGGATCTGGGACTGCGCGGCGCCACGATCACCTCGCAGGTGAACGGGCTGCCGCTGGACGCAGACGCCCTGGTCCCCTTCTACCGGCTGGCCTCCGCGCGCGGCCTGCCGGTCTTCGTTCATCCCGCGCAGCTCCCCGCCGGCTACCCGTTCTGCGGCGATTACGACCTGGCGCGGATCCTGGGACGGGAGCTTGACCTCCAGCTGGCCGTCACCCGCGTGATCGCGGGCCGCGTGCTCGAAGAGTTCCCGGAGCTCGTGCTCGTCTTCGCGCATTTCGGGGGCGGCATCGCCGCGGTCAAGGAGCGCCTCGTCGCCAAGGCGGGGCGGTTCGGCACGCTCCGCCGGCCGTTTGCGGAGTCGTTCGACCGGCTCTACTTCGACACGGCCGGGTTCGAGGGAGGACCGGGCGCGTTCCGGTGCGCGCTCGAGACGATCCGGCCGGACCGGCTGGTCTTTGCGACCGACTACCCGCAGGACTTCACCGGGGCCACCACGCAGACCGGCAAAGGCGTCGCCGGGATTCGCGACTACGCCGCCCTGATCCGCGACGCCGGGCTGCCGCCCGAGACGGCGGAAGGCATCCTCGGCGGGACGGCGGCGCGGCTGCTCCGCCGCGTCCGGGGAGTCGCGCGGTGA